A genomic stretch from Pelotomaculum schinkii includes:
- a CDS encoding DUF2512 family protein produces the protein MNILLMWIKFYLLQILFLKLEVTHLSLYARAFLAKLIIALTVTAILTYVTGITVIWGTVIALTLTLVTSLAADRPFLLLLGRNITVLVDVALAIPLIWGLTRLITGLLLPISTLAILTLVIVVGEWFFHIYAIDMRLSKDLRLRIKD, from the coding sequence ATGAATATTTTGTTGATGTGGATAAAATTTTACTTGCTCCAAATACTATTTTTGAAGCTGGAGGTGACGCATCTGAGCTTGTATGCCCGGGCCTTTCTGGCAAAGCTAATCATTGCCTTAACGGTAACCGCTATTCTGACTTATGTAACCGGTATTACTGTAATCTGGGGAACAGTGATTGCCCTGACTCTGACCCTGGTGACATCCCTGGCCGCGGACCGTCCCTTTCTACTGTTGTTGGGCCGCAACATCACCGTGCTGGTCGACGTAGCCCTGGCAATTCCCTTGATTTGGGGTTTAACCAGACTCATTACGGGGCTTTTGCTGCCTATATCGACTCTGGCAATCCTGACCCTGGTAATTGTGGTTGGAGAGTGGTTTTTTCATATCTACGCCATAGACATGAGGCTATCTAAAGACCTGAGATTACGTATCAAGGACTGA
- a CDS encoding HlyD family secretion protein → MLNTEEGKLSLLKKFCMPPAFFKRKKLLYGTSIIVAVALAGYFFLGNSKKASGGYLTENVKKGSITNTISASGTVEPVSTVSLAFKNAEIIKNIYVQVGDHVTPGQVLAEQDSQNLELQLKQAEANLDQAIASMELLQNGSTQEELRQSEASVKMAQAAYDQAKSDLERYQQLAEAGAVAQTDLETAKISYANAEGNLIKAQESYKALQSGARAEDIKSAAAKLASSQASLQIASIDLAGARMVSPINGIVSEINGAVGQRATANNNSTSGSSGFMVVISEALQIKAQVNEADIGKTEVGQKVEFTVNSFPEQNFTGRVSSISPQAYTLSNVQIYDVIIEIDANQQGLKAGMPANVNIIVDRSEDTLTVSKGAVTYALSYLNKLGQSGTASPAATESGADSQGRNSERASGNGTGGNSNNNPGDTASRLESSQTRQATVLVMGKSGTPEPRKVTLGLSDLRNYEVINGLNEGETVVIGSLSQTAAAPAQGGQGGGPTPMGGGVRVRTN, encoded by the coding sequence ATGCTCAATACCGAAGAAGGTAAATTAAGTCTTTTAAAAAAATTTTGTATGCCTCCGGCATTCTTTAAAAGAAAAAAACTGCTATATGGGACCTCAATAATTGTGGCGGTTGCATTGGCGGGATATTTTTTCCTGGGCAACTCAAAAAAAGCGTCGGGAGGCTATCTTACTGAAAATGTCAAAAAAGGCTCAATAACCAACACCATCTCGGCAAGTGGTACGGTCGAACCGGTAAGCACGGTTTCTCTGGCCTTTAAAAATGCCGAAATCATAAAAAATATCTACGTCCAAGTGGGAGATCATGTAACACCCGGTCAGGTTTTGGCCGAACAGGACAGCCAAAACCTGGAGTTGCAGTTAAAACAGGCGGAAGCCAACTTGGATCAAGCCATCGCCAGTATGGAACTGCTGCAAAATGGCTCCACCCAGGAGGAATTGCGGCAGTCCGAGGCAAGCGTAAAGATGGCCCAGGCGGCATATGACCAGGCCAAGTCCGACCTGGAGCGTTACCAGCAGCTGGCTGAGGCGGGAGCGGTTGCCCAAACCGACCTTGAAACCGCCAAAATAAGCTATGCCAATGCCGAGGGTAATTTAATCAAAGCACAGGAATCTTACAAGGCCCTGCAATCAGGCGCCCGGGCAGAAGATATCAAATCGGCTGCAGCTAAACTGGCAAGTAGCCAGGCGTCGCTGCAAATTGCCAGTATCGATCTGGCAGGAGCCCGGATGGTAAGTCCCATTAATGGTATCGTTAGTGAGATCAACGGCGCCGTGGGGCAGCGGGCTACGGCCAACAACAACAGCACCAGCGGGTCCAGCGGGTTTATGGTTGTGATCTCGGAAGCTTTGCAGATCAAGGCGCAGGTTAACGAAGCCGACATCGGCAAGACGGAAGTAGGCCAAAAGGTGGAATTTACCGTTAACTCTTTTCCGGAGCAAAACTTTACAGGCCGGGTCAGCAGTATATCTCCCCAGGCATACACCCTGTCCAACGTCCAAATTTACGATGTAATCATCGAAATTGACGCTAACCAGCAGGGGTTAAAAGCAGGTATGCCTGCCAATGTAAACATTATCGTCGACAGGAGCGAAGACACGCTCACCGTTTCTAAGGGAGCCGTAACCTATGCCTTAAGTTACCTTAACAAACTGGGCCAGAGCGGGACGGCAAGCCCTGCGGCTACTGAAAGCGGGGCCGACAGCCAGGGCCGGAATAGCGAAAGAGCGAGCGGGAACGGTACAGGCGGCAACAGCAATAATAACCCAGGTGACACTGCAAGCCGGCTGGAAAGCAGCCAGACCCGGCAAGCCACGGTCCTGGTGATGGGCAAGTCGGGAACACCGGAGCCACGCAAGGTAACTCTGGGACTGTCGGACTTGAGAAATTATGAAGTTATAAATGGCCTGAACGAAGGGGAAACAGTTGTGATTGGCTCTCTCAGCCAGACTGCCGCTGCGCCTGCCCAGGGCGGCCAGGGCGGCGGCCCGACGCCGATGGGGGGCGGAGTAAGGGTACGAACTAATTAG
- a CDS encoding ABC transporter ATP-binding protein: MPDTTTIELKDIRKTYTMGEARIYALRGINLTIKQGEMVAVMGASGSGKSTFLNIVGCLDKPTKGTYYLDGENVSELDKDQLATIRNKRLGFVFQGFNLLGRATVEANVELPMIYAGVEKKEMAVRAKDALQWVGLSKYLHHYPNQMSGGQQQRVAIARALVNNPSLILADEPTGALDSRTSIEIVAVIQRLNQEKGITVVMVTHEKDIAQYCKRLVTIKDGHVIEDTPVLNQRNADEDLAALPVEAEAGL, translated from the coding sequence ATGCCTGACACAACAACGATAGAACTTAAAGACATCAGAAAAACATACACCATGGGAGAAGCGCGCATTTACGCCTTAAGGGGTATAAACTTAACCATAAAGCAGGGAGAAATGGTTGCGGTCATGGGAGCCTCCGGTTCAGGCAAAAGTACATTTTTAAATATTGTCGGCTGTTTGGACAAACCCACCAAAGGTACCTATTACCTCGACGGAGAGAATGTGTCCGAATTGGACAAGGACCAGCTGGCCACGATCCGCAACAAAAGGCTTGGCTTTGTCTTTCAGGGTTTTAACCTTTTGGGCAGGGCGACAGTAGAAGCCAATGTAGAGTTGCCGATGATCTATGCCGGGGTGGAAAAGAAAGAGATGGCCGTCAGGGCTAAAGACGCCCTGCAATGGGTCGGGCTCTCAAAATATCTGCATCATTACCCCAACCAGATGTCAGGCGGCCAGCAGCAAAGAGTCGCCATCGCCCGCGCTCTGGTCAACAACCCTTCCCTGATCCTGGCCGATGAACCAACCGGCGCGCTGGATTCAAGGACCAGCATCGAGATCGTGGCGGTGATTCAAAGGCTTAACCAGGAAAAAGGGATAACGGTGGTGATGGTTACCCATGAAAAAGATATTGCGCAATATTGCAAACGGTTAGTGACTATCAAGGACGGCCACGTTATTGAGGATACTCCGGTATTAAACCAAAGGAACGCCGACGAAGACCTGGCGGCCCTGCCGGTAGAAGCGGAGGCCGGGCTATGA
- a CDS encoding ABC transporter permease, translating to MNITNNFEVAFNGIRANKLRSSLTMLGIIIGVAAVIIMISMGQGVTKRVQDQISSMGSNLLMVYPGAGQGAVRGAGGNVNTLTLEDAQAIAELNMVAYVAPELSSSATLSYSNQTWTAAFNGTTPEFQLIKDWSTSAGSFFTEDDVTGATPVAVLGQTVVDNLYPDGTDPVGTTIRLNKLTFTVVGVLAAKGSSMGGQDQDNNVYIPITTAQRRLLGVNNVRLIDVQVENAESMSFVQSSIESLLRERHRLSGTSSDDFNVRNLASVLETVESTTAILTLFLAGVASISLLVGGIGIMNIMLVSVTERTREIGLRMAVGAKESDIRNQFLVEAMVLCLSGGVVGILLGIGVSKLIGMAAGMTMSIKLYSVLISAGFAAAIGIFFGYYPAKKAAGLDPIEALRYER from the coding sequence ATGAATATCACCAACAACTTCGAGGTGGCCTTTAACGGGATCAGGGCCAATAAACTGAGGTCCTCCTTGACCATGCTCGGCATCATTATCGGTGTGGCGGCAGTAATAATCATGATTTCCATGGGGCAGGGCGTAACCAAAAGAGTACAGGACCAGATTTCTTCCATGGGCTCCAACCTGCTGATGGTATATCCCGGGGCCGGACAGGGAGCGGTCAGGGGCGCCGGGGGCAACGTCAATACCCTGACCCTGGAAGACGCCCAAGCTATAGCCGAACTGAACATGGTGGCCTATGTGGCGCCCGAGCTTAGTTCAAGCGCCACCCTCTCTTACTCCAACCAGACCTGGACCGCCGCCTTCAACGGGACCACCCCCGAGTTTCAGTTAATCAAAGACTGGTCCACCAGCGCGGGGTCGTTTTTTACCGAAGACGACGTAACAGGCGCCACCCCGGTGGCAGTCCTGGGCCAAACGGTGGTAGACAACCTTTACCCCGACGGCACGGATCCGGTAGGCACCACCATCAGGCTCAACAAACTGACCTTTACCGTGGTAGGCGTCCTGGCCGCCAAAGGCTCCTCCATGGGCGGGCAGGACCAGGACAATAACGTCTACATACCCATAACCACGGCACAAAGGAGATTATTGGGCGTAAATAACGTCCGTCTTATCGATGTGCAGGTTGAAAATGCAGAAAGTATGAGTTTTGTCCAGAGCAGCATCGAAAGCCTTTTAAGAGAAAGGCACCGCCTGAGCGGGACCAGCTCAGATGATTTCAACGTGCGCAACCTGGCCTCAGTGCTGGAAACAGTTGAAAGCACCACCGCCATCTTGACCCTCTTTCTGGCCGGCGTGGCCTCCATATCGCTGTTGGTGGGCGGTATCGGGATTATGAATATTATGCTGGTTTCGGTAACAGAAAGGACCAGGGAGATCGGTTTGCGCATGGCGGTGGGGGCAAAGGAAAGCGATATTCGCAACCAGTTTCTGGTGGAGGCAATGGTGCTCTGCCTGTCCGGGGGAGTGGTGGGGATTCTCCTGGGCATAGGCGTTTCTAAACTCATTGGCATGGCAGCCGGCATGACGATGTCGATCAAGCTGTACTCCGTATTAATCTCCGCAGGGTTTGCCGCAGCCATCGGCATATTTTTCGGCTATTATCCGGCCAAAAAAGCTGCGGGGTTGGACCCCATTGAAGCGCTCCGGTACGAGAGATAA
- a CDS encoding IS110 family transposase, giving the protein MKRTQNEKISQIKIETLVVGIDIGKETHYARAFDYRGIELAKLLIFSNTAEGFQHLDRWMRDICKQQEKTEVIAGFEPTGHYWFSLGDHLKRKGHKLAIVNPFHVKRTKELDDNSPTKNDRKDPKTIAMLVKDGRYRDVYIPDDIYQELREAVAERERLQERLNATHNRVVRWLDIRFPEFAGVFKKWTGKTALLTLKIFPTPAKVLEAGADKILATWRTVVKRSVGIKRAQALVKAASNSIGRTTGHVASDASLQNLLAEYELYHAQHERLEQLMLELLLQVPNAAKLLKIKGVGLVTATTFVGETGDIHRFEHPRQIQKLAGCNLVENSSGKHKGKTTISHRGRKRLRHGLFMAMIAILGKNPEFQELHQRNLTREKNPLNKMQSIIALCGKLIRVFYTILSKGVDYNPEKMMGDIQQPVKIAA; this is encoded by the coding sequence ATGAAGCGTACACAAAACGAGAAAATTTCGCAAATAAAAATTGAAACCTTGGTGGTCGGAATCGATATTGGAAAAGAAACCCATTATGCAAGAGCCTTTGATTACAGAGGGATTGAACTGGCCAAGCTGCTGATATTTAGCAACACGGCGGAAGGATTTCAACACCTTGACCGATGGATGCGGGACATCTGCAAGCAGCAAGAAAAGACCGAAGTCATCGCCGGTTTTGAGCCCACTGGACATTACTGGTTCTCATTGGGGGACCACCTAAAGCGCAAGGGTCATAAACTTGCAATAGTCAACCCTTTCCATGTCAAACGAACCAAGGAACTGGATGACAACAGCCCTACCAAGAATGACCGAAAGGATCCGAAAACCATCGCCATGTTAGTAAAAGACGGGCGTTACCGGGATGTGTACATACCCGACGACATCTATCAGGAACTGCGGGAAGCGGTGGCTGAACGGGAACGGCTTCAAGAGCGGTTAAATGCTACTCACAACAGGGTTGTTCGCTGGCTGGATATCCGGTTTCCAGAGTTTGCAGGGGTTTTTAAGAAATGGACAGGAAAAACAGCACTGCTGACACTTAAAATATTCCCGACACCAGCAAAGGTTTTGGAAGCGGGCGCAGACAAAATACTGGCCACATGGAGGACAGTTGTGAAACGTTCCGTAGGCATAAAAAGAGCGCAAGCGCTGGTAAAAGCAGCGTCCAACAGCATTGGCAGAACCACCGGCCATGTAGCTTCGGATGCCAGCCTGCAGAACCTGCTTGCAGAATATGAATTGTACCATGCACAACATGAACGCTTAGAACAACTAATGTTGGAACTACTGCTTCAGGTGCCGAATGCAGCCAAACTTCTGAAAATCAAGGGAGTGGGCTTGGTTACAGCCACAACCTTTGTCGGCGAAACCGGTGATATCCACAGGTTCGAACACCCTCGCCAGATACAAAAACTGGCTGGTTGTAACCTGGTTGAGAACAGCTCCGGCAAACACAAAGGAAAGACCACTATCAGTCACCGGGGGCGGAAGCGATTAAGGCATGGGCTGTTCATGGCCATGATTGCCATCCTGGGTAAAAACCCGGAGTTCCAGGAACTACACCAACGCAATCTAACAAGGGAAAAAAACCCGCTAAACAAGATGCAATCCATTATCGCCCTCTGCGGCAAACTCATCCGGGTATTCTACACCATTCTGAGCAAGGGTGTTGACTACAATCCTGAGAAGATGATGGGCGATATTCAACAGCCGGTTAAAATAGCCGCATGA
- a CDS encoding BON domain-containing protein, whose protein sequence is MSEKNYFHRPAGSPQPRERESQKAQLESLSHGESKDVKRKIAYQTGEEDWEEKARSAHGKEGHGELQSRFQDVLDSDKDLKGYGLNVRGGGGEVEISGIVDTLSESKRAEELAASFPGVQKVVNDLTISTDGNITDADVTKEVREELNADPRVDLSHIGAEAHGGAVILMGSTENPDEIEAAKQTAAKARGVRKVVSQVKLKDDFDMSLEGIFHSQVRNDEED, encoded by the coding sequence ATGTCTGAAAAAAATTATTTTCACCGGCCGGCAGGGTCGCCCCAACCCCGTGAACGTGAATCCCAAAAGGCACAGCTGGAAAGCCTATCGCATGGCGAAAGCAAAGATGTTAAGCGCAAAATAGCTTATCAAACAGGCGAGGAAGACTGGGAAGAAAAAGCCCGGTCAGCTCACGGAAAAGAAGGGCATGGAGAACTCCAGAGCCGTTTCCAGGATGTTTTGGATAGCGACAAAGACCTCAAGGGCTATGGTTTAAACGTCAGGGGCGGTGGTGGAGAGGTTGAAATAAGCGGGATAGTCGATACTTTAAGCGAAAGTAAAAGGGCGGAAGAACTTGCCGCCAGTTTCCCCGGCGTGCAAAAGGTTGTGAACGACCTTACCATCAGCACCGATGGGAATATTACTGATGCCGACGTTACCAAGGAAGTCCGGGAAGAGCTTAATGCCGATCCGCGAGTAGATTTATCTCATATCGGCGCGGAAGCCCACGGAGGCGCCGTAATATTAATGGGCAGCACGGAAAACCCGGATGAAATCGAGGCTGCCAAACAAACAGCCGCCAAGGCGCGGGGTGTGCGCAAAGTTGTCAGCCAGGTCAAGCTAAAAGACGACTTTGACATGAGTCTGGAGGGAATTTTCCACAGCCAGGTTCGAAATGACGAAGAAGATTAG
- a CDS encoding DUF6485 family protein, with the protein MNCNKEKNIKKCTCTYEPCSRKGICCECILYHRKYNEAPACLFPSEVESTYDRSLERLARCYNK; encoded by the coding sequence ATGAATTGCAACAAAGAAAAAAATATTAAAAAATGCACCTGCACTTATGAACCTTGCTCAAGGAAGGGCATTTGTTGCGAATGCATCCTTTATCACCGAAAGTATAATGAAGCTCCGGCTTGTCTGTTTCCATCCGAGGTGGAAAGTACATATGACCGCTCATTGGAAAGACTGGCACGTTGCTATAACAAATAG
- a CDS encoding CC/Se motif family (seleno)protein, giving the protein MLKVEFTDDARDYILQKGDSITVDMMLYGGCGGQFKEPAVSAGKPPLPESYDLVDANGIKVYMFKGAVSKPDGIKISLAVDRMVFRRLYVTGLVYEQPGM; this is encoded by the coding sequence ATGCTAAAGGTAGAATTTACCGATGACGCCAGGGATTATATCCTCCAAAAAGGCGACTCCATTACCGTGGATATGATGTTGTATGGCGGGTGTGGAGGCCAATTCAAGGAACCTGCCGTGTCAGCAGGCAAACCGCCTTTACCTGAAAGTTACGATTTAGTGGATGCGAACGGGATTAAGGTCTATATGTTTAAAGGCGCTGTAAGCAAACCGGATGGTATTAAAATATCACTGGCAGTTGATCGGATGGTGTTTAGAAGACTGTATGTAACAGGGCTGGTATATGAACAACCGGGCATGTAA